A window from Culex pipiens pallens isolate TS chromosome 3, TS_CPP_V2, whole genome shotgun sequence encodes these proteins:
- the LOC120426569 gene encoding serine/threonine-protein phosphatase 4 regulatory subunit 2 isoform X1, with protein MENPEEVLQLLERFTKLKQKEIPRELDDYLGFVARTGDTVYRWAIVKHLFREKLVHVITDFHDNTPSIADLPQCPNVDPFNYERMKRILLDRLDAFNSAPFTVQRICELLTEPRKQYTRIDKYMRAVEKNILASDFSVVSTQEPGRRRSESENGDSLDSIVNGDLEVNVDIEMDNEAFGIDAGGEIVPAAATAAPVVTAEPAEPSPVSEEEPARGVVAVTEEPEVSKEAVDEVAATPAAEPVAADKEEESKEGPGGEFKRFHIKLFFNSAI; from the exons ATGGAGAACCCAGAGGAAGTGCTGCAGCTGCTCGAGCGGTTCACGAAGCTAAAGCAGAAGGAGATTCCGCGCGAGCTGGACGATTACCTGGGCTTCGTGGCCCGCACCGGGGACACGGTTTACCGGTGGGCCATCGTCAAGCACCTCTTCCGGGAGAAGCTGGTCCACGTCATAACGGACTTTCACGACAACACGCCGAGCATTGCCG ATCTTCCGCAGTGTCCGAATGTGGACCCGTTCAACTACGAGCGGATGAAACGGATCCTGCTGGACCGGTTGGACGCGTTCAACTCGGCTCCGTTCACGGTTCAGCGAATCTGTGAGCTGTTGACTGAGCCCCGCAAACAGTACACCAGAATCGACAAGTACATGCGGGCCGTCGAGAAGAATATTTTGG cATCCGATTTTTCAGTGGTCAGCACGCAGGAACCCGGAAGACGGCGCTCGGAAAGCGAGAACGGCGACTCGCTGGACTCGATCGTCAACGGGGATCTCGAGGTCAACGTGGACATTGAGATGGACAACGAAGCGTTCGGCATTGATGCGGGCGGTGAAATTGTTCCGGCAGCGGCGACGGCAGCACCGGTGGTGACTGCGGAACCGGCTGAGCCGTCACCGGTTTCGGAAGAGGAGCCAGCGAGGGGCGTGGTCGCGGTGACGGAAGAACCAGAAGTCTCCAAAGAGGCTGTTGATGAGGTAGCGGCGACGCCGGCGGCAGAACCGGTTGCCGCGGACAAAGAGGAGGAAAGCAAGGAAGGACCAGGCGGTGAGTTCAAAAGATTtcatattaaacttttttttaattccgcaatttaa
- the LOC120426569 gene encoding serine/threonine-protein phosphatase 4 regulatory subunit 2 isoform X2, which yields MENPEEVLQLLERFTKLKQKEIPRELDDYLGFVARTGDTVYRWAIVKHLFREKLVHVITDFHDNTPSIADLPQCPNVDPFNYERMKRILLDRLDAFNSAPFTVQRICELLTEPRKQYTRIDKYMRAVEKNILVVSTQEPGRRRSESENGDSLDSIVNGDLEVNVDIEMDNEAFGIDAGGEIVPAAATAAPVVTAEPAEPSPVSEEEPARGVVAVTEEPEVSKEAVDEVAATPAAEPVAADKEEESKEGPGGEFKRFHIKLFFNSAI from the exons ATGGAGAACCCAGAGGAAGTGCTGCAGCTGCTCGAGCGGTTCACGAAGCTAAAGCAGAAGGAGATTCCGCGCGAGCTGGACGATTACCTGGGCTTCGTGGCCCGCACCGGGGACACGGTTTACCGGTGGGCCATCGTCAAGCACCTCTTCCGGGAGAAGCTGGTCCACGTCATAACGGACTTTCACGACAACACGCCGAGCATTGCCG ATCTTCCGCAGTGTCCGAATGTGGACCCGTTCAACTACGAGCGGATGAAACGGATCCTGCTGGACCGGTTGGACGCGTTCAACTCGGCTCCGTTCACGGTTCAGCGAATCTGTGAGCTGTTGACTGAGCCCCGCAAACAGTACACCAGAATCGACAAGTACATGCGGGCCGTCGAGAAGAATATTTTGG TGGTCAGCACGCAGGAACCCGGAAGACGGCGCTCGGAAAGCGAGAACGGCGACTCGCTGGACTCGATCGTCAACGGGGATCTCGAGGTCAACGTGGACATTGAGATGGACAACGAAGCGTTCGGCATTGATGCGGGCGGTGAAATTGTTCCGGCAGCGGCGACGGCAGCACCGGTGGTGACTGCGGAACCGGCTGAGCCGTCACCGGTTTCGGAAGAGGAGCCAGCGAGGGGCGTGGTCGCGGTGACGGAAGAACCAGAAGTCTCCAAAGAGGCTGTTGATGAGGTAGCGGCGACGCCGGCGGCAGAACCGGTTGCCGCGGACAAAGAGGAGGAAAGCAAGGAAGGACCAGGCGGTGAGTTCAAAAGATTtcatattaaacttttttttaattccgcaatttaa